Sequence from the Macadamia integrifolia cultivar HAES 741 unplaced genomic scaffold, SCU_Mint_v3 scaffold3523, whole genome shotgun sequence genome:
GATATTAACAAGTTTATAATTTGTATGAATCAGTTATGGCAAATGTCAATAATACTCCAATAATCTCCTCTACTGACGACGATGTAGAAGAATTGATTCTCGCAACATTGTTGATAGTACAATATCATTATTCCAGCGATTTATACAATAGAGAACCACGCAGGGATAGTGCATTCACAGGGGCAGCATGGGTACATGAGGTGTTGCATGGGCATGCAAACCATTGTTACGAAGAATTTGGCATGGAACGACATGTGTTTTTAAATTTATGCCTACTAATGAGACATCGTGGTTGGTTACAAGACAGTCGCAAAATTAGGGTAGATGAGCAATTGGCAATGTTCATGTTCAGAATAACAGATGTAGGTCCTACTAATAGAGCAGTTGAGGAGAGATTCCAACATTCAGGACAGACTGTCAGCTATTACTTTGGCAAAGTCTTGCAAGGGGTGCTTAAGCTTTCTAAGGAGTATATCAAAGCCCCATCGTTTGATGAGATTCCTATGGAAATAATTGCAAACAACAAATGgtggccatattttaaggtaaattggcaattttctttctaataagtttacatcattttttaacttatgatcgttttttgtttcacataatagtgcttttggttggttttttgttttattttaattaggattgcattggtgccaTAGATGGTACACATGTTACTGCTATAGTTCCTAAGGGAAAACAGATCCCATATCGAGGACGGAAGGGGATAACAacccaaaatgtgatgtgtgcctgctcgtttgacatgaaattcacttttgtatatGCGGGTTGGGAAGgcagtgcaaatgattgtcgtgTATTCAATAGAGCCCTAGAGGATCCTACTTTACgatttcctcatcctccccaaGGTATATCAATTCCCAAATTATCATGTATGCAAATGATTATTGTGTATGCTTTTAATGTCTTGCTTTATCATATTGTAGGGAAGTATTACGTTGTAGACTCAGGATATGCGAGTGGGAATGGATACTTGACACCATTTAAAGGAGAGAGATATCATATACCAGAttataatggaggaagaagacaacccagaagtactaaggaattgtttaattatagacattcttctttaaggaatcatattgagcgttgttttgggattttaaaatcaagattccctattttaaaaaacatgcctcaattctcacttagttaccaaagttatattgtgatagcttgttgtggacttcataactatattaaatctgaacaaatagcagatgcactttttcaacaatatggggaagatgactactatgatcctaatgaagagagagtcaggGTAGTCAACGCTCACGGGTCACAAGAAGATGGTGATATTGCGAGTACTTCTACTACAATTCATCAGGGCAGTCAACGTGTACAAGGAAGACAGATGAATGAGCTAAGGATACAAATTACAAATCAGATGGCAGTAGATAAGGGTTACCccctgatttgattgtttatgtaataaaatttcaagacacctatttgcagctatgatttttattttgtaattcctagaaacttgaatagtagacttttgttttcttattaagataaatgtggaaactctttatgtttatattttattatttcctttaagtaatagtattttaaaatataatttcataaacaaattatttccttatttaagttaaatttgaccacaatagcatgtttgtaattattgatttcattgttcaaaagtgaattttcgttattgtactctccaggaatagaagtgtttgtcaaacgctgtttctgttcttttcctgttctaaagccatttctgaaatagttttaccaaacgctgtttctattcccccagagtgtcttcacagcatggaatcgaaaaagaacacttctgtaaaagaacactctccaggaataggaagtgttatcaaacggcacctaaATAGTAGGCTTAAGATCAATGTCACTAGAATAGCAATTAGGCAGTGAGGCAAAGATAATATCTTAATTAAAACTTATGAGAGAGTAATAATCAATATTTAAAAAAGTGAAAAGGGATAGGCAAGCGACTAGCTTTCCTGGAGCTAGCTGTTCAATCAATGGAGAACTTGGCACCCCAGCATCATGGTGGCTGATCATTTtcaaagggaaggaagagagagtgaCACAAGCTAGACACCCTAGCTAGTAACTTGTCAAGTCTATTCCCTTGAAAGCTCCTCAAACATAGAAATAAGCGGAACAATAAAAGAGTAAGAACGAGTGGAACCTAAAGGCAAAACAATAGGTTGATCGTCAAAGATAAACAAAGCAGAAGAGCATTTGGGTGGATTAAATccattcttgtttttttttatgaaagacTCTGTCTGGACTACAATATGCCCTCAGGATGATTATGTTGTGTTAGAATACAATTTGGAAACGTGAGCATCAGGCTGCGCATGCCATAAAATTTTAGATTGATGACATCACCTCAATCCTTCTTTGGCTGGACAATGGTACCCTGAGGATAGTCCTGATTGATTCCTATGGAGATAGGAATAGGTACCTGCTAGGGCTTGACAGAACGGCAAAGTTCTTCCCTTTTGAGAGGGGGTGATTGGCATTCGCGCCGACCTTCCTTCCCCAATCTCTTGGAAGCCTGGGGTGTTCTCCATCAGATCCAAAGAAGACCAGCCCCAAAGGTTGAGGAGATCGGGTTTATTGGTCAGAGTTTTCTAGTAGCTTATTCTCTTCTCCCTCGGCCTAAAATTTGGTTAGATCTCATAGCTTGAAGGTTCACAGGGTCATTTGATTACCTTATTATTTTCCATGTCCCAACTTCATTGTCTGGAGAGCCCTGATTATTTACTTTCTCCTTATCAAAGACCTCCTTTGTTAGAAGCACATTCCCTTCCTTCGTCTAGTTGCTTATGTTGGAATACTTGAGAATATACCAATTAAATACCTCTCTTTTTGATTACCCTTTTTCCTCTCACATTTGGGTAAATTTGCCTTGTAAGTGGTAGCTAGCCCTGAAGTCAATCATGACTTTTGGAAGAAATAGAGATGGATCAAAAGAAAGTTAATTTAATGGGAAGACTTGCATCGAGTCACTGAGGAAGAGGGCATTCTATGCTGCCATTTAATCACATGTGATAAGAAGCTGATGATTGAAATTCTCTGACATGTATTTATTTGCGTATGAGTGTAGTGATTCATAAATTTTAAAGTTTTTCGAAGAAAGAGAGTATCAACCTAAATTAGGGTTATGAAATTGACTTCATTTGGATTTGATTCGATTGAGCGATTAGTCCGTGTTATAGGTTATGCATCAGAGAAGGAGTTATGCACCTAGATCCATCCAATTAAATCGATcttcttatatttatttaacattttatttaataataaatatttcttaaaccaaaaagaatatgaaaaatTAGATTACTTGGTGATCATTTTCGTGACCTTGATCTATGGACCCAACCAATATGGTGATGGCTATCCCGCTTGGGATTATGCAAGGGATCCACCTTGTGCAATTGAATACAGTTGATTGTCCGATCCCCAACACAGAGGTAGAGGCGGGGTCGAGCCATCGGCTGCGTTGAAGTGAAACAAATTGGTTTAACCGCTGCTGACCCATTGTGATGTGGCAAAAAGTCCTGATGCGCTTTCAATacaagatcttttttttttttttttgataaggaaaaaggatgctccatggtagtgatcatagccttAGAACAAGCCCCCATAAGGCAAACGGCGCGTCTGTAAGACCAATGAGTGATAGtggggcatgccaagactcctCATTTAGGTAATGTTGAACATCAAAGATTTTCTCTAATTAACATGTGAGGGAAATGGATTATCTTTGGCATTGTCTGTCATCGACTCAacttcttgtgttgtggattgTTCGTCTGCATCATATTCAGTCATGAATCATTTTCCATGCCTTACTTTCAAGAGATCATGCTATTGTCAAAATTCTCGATGCATCTATCTGAGATAAGATTACTTTAATTGGAGTTATGTGATTATCTCTACGTATATTTAGGTGCCATAACTGTTCTTCAACCAATTTTTTGATAATAAACAATTCAAACTAAAAATGTGGAATCAATTGTCTTACTCTTACCAGAACGATAGAAAGCGAAGATGACCTAGCTTTTTCAGGCACAATATTCAAGCTCTTCCAGACTTGTCATCATGTGAATTCTTTCGAGACTTCGAACAAAGTTCTCTAAATTcgtcttcaagtcttcaaaaagATTGAAACTCATCAAAGTTTCAGAAGGGaaaaactccaaattcaattaaaaaacacCTTATACATGTCTTTTCATTACATATTTGTAaaaactaaaaccctaatcaatcTCAAGCATCCATCTAATTAAGTTCCTAGGAgtaagattaaaaaataataaatacaaaaGTTACTTTGCAATGGGCTTAAAAAAATAACATCAAtcaaataaaaacccaaaaataattaaaatcctaaaatttaagccaaaaattaattaaaaattaatcaaaaactaaaataataataaattacatcaataaaagaagtgaagaaaagggaaaagtttTCCCAAAACTATGAGCCTTCTGGTTCAGCACAGTCGTCCTCGAACGCAGTCAAGAGCACCAGCATCGGCTGTCAGGTCAGGCACCATGAATGCCGGGGAAGCTGTGAACGACTGGTAGCCGTCATATAGTGGTGAACATGAACCATATCCAGATTGAACAAAATAAGctccattaaaaaataaatccccAGAAGACCTCCATTTCCAATTCTCCCACCCCCCTCCACACTGTCTTTTAGTCACCTGTGATATGCAATTCAACCAATTAAGCTCACCTAATCAGTATATTTTAAAATTGGACACAAGAATCATGCCCGATTGCGTGTACGTCTAGACATAGGTGGGTGCCAAAAGACCGCACTACCCCTTCTAAATGCCTTTGTCTGAATGTTGACATAGTGACCACGTAAACTAAGAATGtgaattaaaaattgaaagcGTTTACCGAAATTGAATCAATTTGTTTACACCGAAatcgcaaaaccgtttagtaaatgattcggttcttgtttcaagtttaagaccgattaaTTAAATGAGTCGGTGTAGTTTTAACCGTTTACTcagttggtttcaaaccaaattgataccgtgaaaatcaaaccatttaaactgTCAAAATCGATCCAATTAAcctgtataacaattaaatattttattattttaataaaacataatgggtttaatttaaggaagaattaaggaccatagaggttgtccaacagTCTATTTAATAATTTCCTCATATTATATCGTTATGTAGTTTAttccttgcttgttcaatgcctcatttaatttgatacaagattgaaaagtttatcaacaaaagaaaattttagttaagcatgcgaataaactagcaaatcgaTTGCTAACCTTTTAGaaatcgtatggaataaaccatggaatcgaaaccatttactaaacggttccaagTTCAGAGAGTGCAACAATTTAGTAAATAGTGCGATTTTAATTTCAGCCAGATAAATGTGAATCAAACCGAACTTCACTGTATACATaaaaatcgaaccgattaacacccttaccgtAAACTGAAAGGGTTCTTTTGCCCTTTAAAATTAAAAAGCTAGGCTCCATGTATTTCGGTATATTATATACATACCTGTTTAAAAGGACGACTGTTGGGGGCCACATAGTAGTTTCCTTGGCTAAAGATTGTTGGATTGGCACTCCCACCAACAGCATACATTAGCCATTTATCATATCTATTATTCACTACATGGGCATACCCAAACCTGACCCTGCAATGCAAATCACAGGATCAGCTTTACTACATGAAATAGACACTAATTGAAGGTTTAACAACAGATAAACCATCCCTCAGCCTCTCCACACAACCTGGGCCAAAAACATTGAAGGCCACTGTAACTTTCATAATCTTGTCCGCTGTAAAAGTCACTGTGCCCCAACAGCATCACCTaagtaaattaaattaaaacaaaatcatatttagaaaCATGCTATCAAGGGAAgtggttttgagtttgactcctATTATTTCTTTGGAGTCACTCACATGAGGATGTTTAATATTATTCACTGCTAtcagtgaaagttaaatgattttcattcaaccccggtatgattcgatccatgcggttgtggggtcagtatagacCCGCAACAAGTCAACCTCGATAtccattgttaaaaaaaaaaaaaaaaaaagttagggcTTTCTTCATCGTGTTGGGTGAAGTAGTTGTTGGAGATGGTGATAGCCGTAGACCCATGGGTTACATCAGTGAGGCCATCGGCACATCGTGCGAAATAGCAGTGATCAATCCATACGTTGGAGGATGCAAAAACTTGAATGGCATCGCCGGGAGACCCAATTCGCTGGCCGACATGAGTCGGAGAGCTACGGACCAAACCAGACTTCCCAGGTGTACAATCATGAAAACTGATTCCATGTATTATAACATGGCTCACACCTTGCACTGTAATGCAAGGTCCATAAGCTATTTCAACCTTAGCTCCTCTCCCATCTATGGTCTTGAAACTATTCATTATAAGCTCATTCTGTAGCTTAATAACCATATCCCTAGCAAATATTATCCACAAAGGCTGTGTTTGGATTGCACCAAAACGAAGTGTCCCTGGCTTTGGATTGATTGGATCATCTGCCGAACAAGTAACTACGTaaatttttccatattttcctCCAATTGCCTCCTCACCAAACCCTATGGCACAGTCAGCCAAGGCGCGGCGATTGGATCCCCATTTAGCATTGGAGCGCCAACAAGCGTCGATTTTGTTCATGACTTTCTTCCCTGATGATCTAGATCCATAACCGTAACCACCATAGCCGTAGCCTCCCGAGTGTGCCTGTGAGGATGAGACCAGAGATGCTGCAAGTAGACATGAGAAGAGGACAGAATGGGTTACAGAAGCCATGGTTTGGGTTCCAATTAGCTAGCTAGGAATAGTCCATGGATACAGTAGGACTCTAATATAAGACCATAGAAGAAGTGGGAGGCCATCACCTTTAAGATTCCTAAGCTTATActgttaaattttttatttttcttgagaaCCAACGTGGTTGCACGAGTAGGCTCTGTTGACATGGAGTGGAGTAGGAATCTGAATTGATATTCATATATGCTTTTTAATTGATGTCTCCACTTTGTATCAAATGAAGCCTACATAATAATACTATAAAAATAGCATGAGAAAAAGAATTCCTCTCTTTTGTTTGATACTAGGTAAATAGGAGCTTAAAAGGCAACGTGATCTTTACACCTAGAAATAGTGAAGGCAAAATGATCGtctcattcttcaaatcttgtttctattgatatttttattagtGCTCTCATTGACCCATGCACTGACATAGATGGTCACACTACCTTTTTGGAACCCTCTCTCACATTATTAAAAGTGAGATTACTTGACAAGTCGCCGGTGGAGCCGTTCTTAATTCTGTATATTAATTATAGAATAATTGAATCTCATATGATATTGTATTCAGAACGATTTGCACGAGGATGATGCTCCACCAGTTGCAGGCAGCATTTTGAAACTGAGTCTTGGTACTTTTAGgacacttttttattttttgagttgataatataatatattatgggAGGGGGATCACTACCATGTTAAGCTGCAATTTTTTACCAAAGAGGGAAACTGCTCATAAATCGTCAAGTAGGGGAGGAGTTTAATGAGAAGCGAAGGTGTGGGGTCCACGGGTACATGGGATGAGAGAGGATCCATGCGGGAATATGCACACTGGTATCATGGCAATCTTTTTCTCTATAATTATATTCAATGACCCCCAA
This genomic interval carries:
- the LOC122068187 gene encoding uncharacterized protein LOC122068187; protein product: MANVNNTPIISSTDDDVEELILATLLIVQYHYSSDLYNREPRRDSAFTGAAWVHEVLHGHANHCYEEFGMERHVFLNLCLLMRHRGWLQDSRKIRVDEQLAMFMFRITDVGPTNRAVEERFQHSGQTVSYYFGKVLQGVLKLSKEYIKAPSFDEIPMEIIANNKWWPYFKDCIGAIDGTHVTAIVPKGKQIPYRGRKGITTQNVMCACSFDMKFTFVYAGWEGSANDCRVFNRALEDPTLRFPHPPQDALFQQYGEDDYYDPNEERVRVVNAHGSQEDGDIASTSTTIHQGSQRVQGRQMNELRIQITNQMAVDKGYPLI